The genomic region CCACTTCGAGTCCTGGAACGGCGGTACGTACATGCGGGCCGTCGAGCAGACGATCGCCGCCGTCTGCACCAGGCCGGAAGTGCGGTGTGTGCCGTTCAAACAGCTGGTCAACTGGCTGGAGGCACAGGACCCGAAGACCGTCGGAAAGCTACAGGGGCTGGCTGTCGGCGAGGCGCCGAAGGAAGGCTGGGCGGCCTATCTGTCCCCCCAGCCTTCCGGGGCCGCTCCCGGACGCGGGGTCAAGAAGCAGGGCTGATCTCGGCGTAACGTTCACTGAGGACAAAGGCGGGGTCGACCTGTGAAGCCAGGTCGGCGCCCGTCTTCTCGTTCCCCCAACTTTCCGCGTTCTTCAGGTGGAAGTGCACCATCTGGCGGGTGTAGCGCTCCCAGTCGCGGTGTGCGTAGCTGTCCTCCGCGGCGTCCTGAAGCGACTGGAGGGCCAGCCGGTTCTCCGCTTCGAGCATCTCGAAGCGCGGGGGGCGGCCCTTCTCCATCGCGCGGACCCAGTCGGAGTGGCCCACGGTGACCAGCAGGTCGTCGCCGACCTCGGCGCGCAGGAACTCCAGGTCGTCCTGGTCCCGCACCTTGTTGCCGACGACCTTGAGGGCGACGCCGAAGTCGCGGGCGTACTCCTTGTACTGCCGGTAGACCGAGACACCCTTGCGGGTCGGTTCGGCCACCAGGAACGTCATGTCGAACCGGGTGAACATGCCGGAAGCGAAGGAATCCGAACCGGCCGTCATGTCGACGACGACGAACTCCTCCGGCCCGTCGACCAGATGGTTGAGGCAGAGTTCCACCGCGCCGACCTTGGAGTGGTAGCACGCCACTCCAAGGTCCGACTCGGTGAACGGCCCGGTCGCCATCAGCTGGATCCCGCCGTCGTCCAGCGTGACCGGGCGGGCGCAGGCGTCGAACACCGGATTGTCCTCACGGATCCGGAGCAGCCGCGAGCCCTCGCCGGGCGGAGTGGTTTTGATCATCGTCTCTGCCGAGGCGATACGCGGATTGGAGCCGCGCAGATACTCCTTGATGAGCGGGAGGTGCGCTCCCATCGCGGGCAGCGCGGCGGACTCCGCTTCGTCGAGCCCGAGTGCGGCGCCCAGGTGTTGGTTGATGTCGGCGTCCACGGCGAGGACGGGTGCTTCATTGGCGGTCAGGTGGCGGATGAAGAGAGAGGACAGCGTGGTCTTGCCGCTGCCGCCCTTCCCTACGAAAGCGATCTTCATGTTCACAAAGGGTAGCGGGGCGACTGCGGTGTGTGGGTGTCGGAAGTGAAGAAGACCACTCCAAGGTGGGGTGTCTGCCGTGGACGCGTAGCCTCGCTTCCTATGACTGCGTTCTCCCGGAAGGCGTCCGCCGGAGCCCCGGCGACTCCCCCAGATCACTCAGATCCCCTTGCCGCACTGGGCCAGCTGCCGGGTGTCGGCGATGCTGTGGACTCCGTGCGCAAAGCGGTGGACCGGGTCTACGGTCACCGCGTCATGCGACGGCGCAGCACCGAGGTCACGGCGGAGGCCGCGCTGCGCGCGTCGCGCGGTTCGGCCGCGCTGGCGGGGGCGGACTGGGCGCTGGAGGAAGTGCGCCGACGTACCGACTTCAGTGGTGATCCTGAAGCCCGTACGGTCGGTGCGGCCCTGCGGCTGTCCGCCGAAGCGGGTCAGCTGCTGTCCGTCTGGCGCCAGTCGCCGCTGCGGGTGCTGGCCCGGCTGCACCTGGTGGCTGCGGCTGATTCCGGTGATGCGGTCGGCCGGCCGCGGTTGGCGGGAGAGACGGCGGACGAGCCGTTGATCGAGCTTCCGCTGCCCGGTGCCGACGAGGTGGCGGCGCGACTCGACGGGCTTTCGCAGCTGGTCATCGCGGGCAGTGCGGCTCCCGCGCTGGTGACGGCGGCGGTGGTGCACGGCGAACTGATAGCGCTGCGGCCGTTCGGTTCGTACAACGGTCTGGTCGCCAGGGCGGCCGAGCGGGTCGTGCTGATCAACAGCGGACTCGATCCCAAATCCATCTGCCCGGCCGAGGTCGGTCACGCGGAGCTGGGGCGGGCGGCCTACGTCGCGGCTCTGGACGGCTACGCGTCAGGTACGCCGGAAGGCATGGCCGCGTGGATCGCGCACTGTGGCCGCGCGGTGGAGCTGGGTGTACGGGAATCGACGGCCGTCTGCGAGGCCCTCCAGCGCGGAGCGGCCTGACCGGAGCCCCGGGACTGCCGGACGGGCAGACAAAGGCGGCGGTACCGATCGGTACCGCCGCTGGCATGTCTGCCGGGTTACCAAGCGTCCTCGAATATTGCCCATCAGGCCGGGAACTTGGCCCGTTGCCTGGTGCGGCTGGCCCGTAATCGACGGGTCGACGTCGCGTGGGTGCTCAGCTTCCATGCTCGGTCCGTGGGGCCTGCATGCGGTTTCAGGTGATCCTCTCGGATGTCCTTGGTCTCGCGGGCCGTTGACTCCTTTGTACTCCTGTCGTGGGGTGAGCGGAAGCCCTTACCTCAGTTCTTTACTTTTTCTGATCAAACCGGGGCAAAGGGGTCGCCTCGACGACCGGCCCGGCTGCCCCTGTTGACGTACCAGACCAGACCGGCCGTGGCCGCCGCCGCTCCGACCGCGGCAGCCGCGACCAGGGCGGGCCTGGGGGGCATCCGCAGTGCGGGCAGTCGCTGCTTCAGCCGGACCGGCCGATTGAAGACGAGAACCGGCCACTCCCGTGCGACCGCCTCGCGACGAAGCGCCCGGTCCGGATTGACCGCATAAGGGTGGCCGACCGATTCGAGCATCGGCACATCGGTCGCTGAATCGCTGTACGCGTAACAGCGCGCCAGGTCGTACCCCTCGGAAGCCGCCAGTTCCTTGACGGCCTCGGCCTTGGTGGGCCCGTACGCGTAGTACTCCACCTCTCCGGTGAAGCAGCCGTCCGCGCCGACGACCATGCGAGTGGCGACCACCCGGTCGGCGCCGAGAAGCTCGCCGATCGGCTCGACGACCTCTGCTCCGGAGGTGGAGACGATCACTACGTCGCGGCCTGCGGTGTGGTGTTCCTCGATGAGGGATGCGGCTTCGTCGTAAATGATCGGGTCGATCAGATCGTGCAGGGTCTCGGCGACGATCTCCCTTACCTGCTGGACGTTCCAGCCCTTGCAGAGCGCGGAGAGGTACTCGCGCATCCGCTCCATCTGGTCATGATCGGCACCGCCTGCGAGGAAGACGAACTGGGCATATGCGGTACGCAGCACGGCGCGGCGGTTGATCAGGCCGCCTTGATAGAACGACTTGCTGAAGGTCAGCGTCGATGACTTGGCGATGACTGTCTTGTCGAGGTCAAAGAAGGCAGCGGTACGAGGCGAGGAGTGGTTTTCCACAACTCAGAGCATAGGTGCCCGCCATTCGGCTTACGCGGCGGCGCGTGGGTTTGCCTGAGAAGGCTCTCGGGTACACCATGGAAGTCACGGATCGTTCGCGACCGTGTTATCCCCGTCCGGCTCCTCCCCCCCCCGAGTCGGACGTGGGGACGACCCCAGCTCTCCCCCCCGGCTGGGGTCGTCGCATGTCCGGACACGTTTTCGGTTGAGCCCTCCGGCTCCCCAGCTGTTCGGTGTTCATCTCCGGCCCTCTCCCTTGCTCGGCTGCAACGGCCTTGCACCAGAGATACGCGTCACGCTGTGTAGTGGTTGCACTCCTCTCCGGAAGTCACCGATAAGAGTGGCGGAGATATTCACAACCGGTGAGTTGCCCACAGTTTTGAAGCAAGATCCACTCAATTTCCCGGATCCCTGCACGGTGATTCCCAACGCGAAGTCGGCGGCTTGTCCGATGCGGCTTCGCGGCTCGTAGGAATCACTCTGAGAGGGGGCGGAAGAACGTGGCTGGATCCAGCACACCCGACCGGCTGCCGGTCGCCGGGCAGCGACGGGGCGGACCGCTGATTGTCACCGAGGACGCGGCGCTGCTCGACGATCTGCTGCGGCTGTGCGCTGCGGCGGGGGCCGAGCCGGAGGTTCATCACGGCGTGCCCGACCGCAAGGGCAGCTGGGAGAGTGCACCACTGATCCTCGTCGGGGACGATGCGGCGGCCCGTGTCCGGGGGAGCGCCAGGAGGGCGGGCGTGTACCTCGTCGGGAAGGACCAGGACGATCCTGCCGTCTGGCAGCGTGCCGTCGAGATCGGCGCCGACCATGTACTGCGCCTGCCCGACGCCGAGGGCTGGCTCGTCGAGCGCATTGCCGATGTGTCCGAAGGGGTCGGACAGCAGGCGCTGACCGTCGGGGTGATCGGTGGGCGGGGCGGGGCCGGGGCATCGACCCTGGCATGTGCGCTGGCGCTCACCGCGGCCCGGAGCGGACAGCGCACCGTGCTCATCGACGGCGACCCACTGGGCGGTGGGCTCGATGTGTTGCTCGGTGGCGAGCACACGGCGGGCAGACGGTGGCCGGATTTCGCCCGTTCGAAAGGGCGGGTCGGAGGGAGCGCACTGGAGGAATCCCTTCCGGAACTGCATGGGCTGAAGGTCCTCAGCTGGGACAGGTCCGATGCGGTGGTGATCGCGCCCGAGGCGATGCGGGCCGTGCTGGCTGCAGCGCGCCGGGGAGGAGGCGTAGTCGTCGTCGATCTGCCCCGGCGGGTGGACGAGGGGGCTGCCGAGGCCCTGGCCCAGCTCGATCTCGGGCTGCTGGTGGTGCCGGGGGAGCTCCGGGCCGTCGCGGCGGCGGCGAGAGTGGCCTCGATGGCGGGCATGGTTCTCCAGGATCTGCGAGCGGTGGTGCGGGGGCCGTACGCATCCGGTCTGGACGGCGAATGGGTGGCTCGGGCACTGGATCTCCCCCTCGTGGGTGAACTGCCCGTGGAGGAAGGGCTGCTCGAAGCACAGACCGGCGGCACGCCGCCGGGCAGCCGGACGCGGGGGCCGCTGGCCAAGTTCTGTACCGCGTTCTGGGAGCAGGCGCTGGCCGGGGGAGGTGTCTCATGAACGCGCTGGCTACTTCCGGCGGAACGCAGTTCGCGGGAGGCTCCCCGCCCCTCCTCGACGCCGTGCGGCAGCGGCTCGCGGAGAGCGGCGCGGAACCGACCCCCGCTCGGGTGGCAGCGGCGCTGCGCGCCCAGGGGCGCCTGCTCGGAGACACCGAAGTGCTGGGGGCGGCGGAGGAGTTGCGCTCGGAGCTGGTGGGTTCGGGGCGGCTGGAGGCTCTGCTCGCCGATCCCGCGGTGACCGATGTGCTGGTGGCCGCTCCTGACCGGGTGTGGGTGGACCGTGGATGCGGACTCGAACTGACAGATGTCGTCTTCCCCGACACCGCCGCGGTGCGCAGGCTGGCGCAACGGCTCGCGGCGGTGGCAGGACGGCGGCTCGACGACGCCCGGCCATGGGTGGACGCGCGATTGCCTGACGGGACACGGATGCATGCGGTGCTGGAGCCGGTGGCCGTCGGATCGACCTGCCTCTCGCTGCGGGTGGTGCGGCCGAAGGCCTTCGCACTGGAGGAACTGGTGGCGGCGGGCACGGTCCCGCCGGGCGGCGACCAGGTGCTGCGGGCGCTGATCGACGCCCGGCTGTCCTTTCTGGTCAGCGGTGGGACCGGGACGGGAAAGACGACGCTTCTGTCGTCCCTACTGGGGTTGGTGGGGCCTGCTGAGCGGATTGTGCTGGCCGAGGACTCCTCGGAACTGCGGCCCGAACATCCGCACGTGGTGCGGTTGGAGTCCCGGCCGCCGAACCAGGAGGGTGCGGGCCGGGTGACTCTGCAGGACCTGGTGCGCCAGGCCCTGCGGATGCGTCCCGACCGGCTGGTGGTGGGTGAGGTGCGAGGGGCGGAGGTCACTGAACTGCTGGCCGCGCTGAACACCGGACACGAAGGTGGCTGCGGGACGGTTCATGCCAATGCCGCCGTGGATGTACCGGCGCGTCTTGAGGCTCTGGGGACGGCCGCGGGGCTCGACCGGGCAGCACTGCACAGCCAGTTGGCTGCTGCGCTGGCAGTGGTGGTGCATCTTGTCCGGGACCGGGGCGGGCGGCGCAGAGTCGCCGAGATGCATGTGCTGGAGCGGGACCCGGCAGGTCTGGTGGTGACCGTGCCCGCGCTGCGCTGGGGCATGGAGGGCTTTACCCAAGGGCCGGGCTGGGCCCGGCTGCGGTCGATGATCGGGGGTGGGCCGTGAGTTCCCCGGC from Streptomyces sp. NBC_01267 harbors:
- a CDS encoding TadA family conjugal transfer-associated ATPase — translated: MNALATSGGTQFAGGSPPLLDAVRQRLAESGAEPTPARVAAALRAQGRLLGDTEVLGAAEELRSELVGSGRLEALLADPAVTDVLVAAPDRVWVDRGCGLELTDVVFPDTAAVRRLAQRLAAVAGRRLDDARPWVDARLPDGTRMHAVLEPVAVGSTCLSLRVVRPKAFALEELVAAGTVPPGGDQVLRALIDARLSFLVSGGTGTGKTTLLSSLLGLVGPAERIVLAEDSSELRPEHPHVVRLESRPPNQEGAGRVTLQDLVRQALRMRPDRLVVGEVRGAEVTELLAALNTGHEGGCGTVHANAAVDVPARLEALGTAAGLDRAALHSQLAAALAVVVHLVRDRGGRRRVAEMHVLERDPAGLVVTVPALRWGMEGFTQGPGWARLRSMIGGGP
- a CDS encoding ATP-binding protein codes for the protein MKIAFVGKGGSGKTTLSSLFIRHLTANEAPVLAVDADINQHLGAALGLDEAESAALPAMGAHLPLIKEYLRGSNPRIASAETMIKTTPPGEGSRLLRIREDNPVFDACARPVTLDDGGIQLMATGPFTESDLGVACYHSKVGAVELCLNHLVDGPEEFVVVDMTAGSDSFASGMFTRFDMTFLVAEPTRKGVSVYRQYKEYARDFGVALKVVGNKVRDQDDLEFLRAEVGDDLLVTVGHSDWVRAMEKGRPPRFEMLEAENRLALQSLQDAAEDSYAHRDWERYTRQMVHFHLKNAESWGNEKTGADLASQVDPAFVLSERYAEISPAS
- the ssd gene encoding septum site-determining protein Ssd, coding for MAGSSTPDRLPVAGQRRGGPLIVTEDAALLDDLLRLCAAAGAEPEVHHGVPDRKGSWESAPLILVGDDAAARVRGSARRAGVYLVGKDQDDPAVWQRAVEIGADHVLRLPDAEGWLVERIADVSEGVGQQALTVGVIGGRGGAGASTLACALALTAARSGQRTVLIDGDPLGGGLDVLLGGEHTAGRRWPDFARSKGRVGGSALEESLPELHGLKVLSWDRSDAVVIAPEAMRAVLAAARRGGGVVVVDLPRRVDEGAAEALAQLDLGLLVVPGELRAVAAAARVASMAGMVLQDLRAVVRGPYASGLDGEWVARALDLPLVGELPVEEGLLEAQTGGTPPGSRTRGPLAKFCTAFWEQALAGGGVS
- a CDS encoding oxidoreductase; its protein translation is MRKAVDRVYGHRVMRRRSTEVTAEAALRASRGSAALAGADWALEEVRRRTDFSGDPEARTVGAALRLSAEAGQLLSVWRQSPLRVLARLHLVAAADSGDAVGRPRLAGETADEPLIELPLPGADEVAARLDGLSQLVIAGSAAPALVTAAVVHGELIALRPFGSYNGLVARAAERVVLINSGLDPKSICPAEVGHAELGRAAYVAALDGYASGTPEGMAAWIAHCGRAVELGVRESTAVCEALQRGAA
- a CDS encoding HAD family hydrolase, which codes for MENHSSPRTAAFFDLDKTVIAKSSTLTFSKSFYQGGLINRRAVLRTAYAQFVFLAGGADHDQMERMREYLSALCKGWNVQQVREIVAETLHDLIDPIIYDEAASLIEEHHTAGRDVVIVSTSGAEVVEPIGELLGADRVVATRMVVGADGCFTGEVEYYAYGPTKAEAVKELAASEGYDLARCYAYSDSATDVPMLESVGHPYAVNPDRALRREAVAREWPVLVFNRPVRLKQRLPALRMPPRPALVAAAAVGAAAATAGLVWYVNRGSRAGRRGDPFAPV